Proteins from a single region of Xyrauchen texanus isolate HMW12.3.18 chromosome 7, RBS_HiC_50CHRs, whole genome shotgun sequence:
- the LOC127646915 gene encoding protein MANBAL-like has translation MSADLDLSPPEVSEPTFFESLLRYGLLLGAIFQLVCILAIIIPTSKSHEQVETSELVVNRTSEQNKKPKAPVQQIRQKLKKESKKKR, from the exons ATGTCTGCAGATCTGGATCTTTCTCCTCCGGAGGTTTCTGAGCCCACGTTCTTTGAGAGTCTCTTgcgttatggattacttttaggagCCATTTTTCAACTTGTCTGTATACTTGCAATAATAATACCCACATCTAAGAGCCATGAACAG GTGGAGACTTCAGAGCTGGTTGTCAATCGCACCTCCGAGCAGAACAAAAAGCCAAAGGCACCTGTTCAACAAATCCGACAGAAACTGAAAAAGGAGAGCAAGAAAAAGAGATAG
- the LOC127646662 gene encoding nuclear factor of activated T-cells, cytoplasmic 2-like → MSNIYDNIDGQEELDFSLLFPYNQPGNDLPPDDPAEEYGVSSNQDINRTSPCFNQDLYGEESLTEFSHHLASDDLLTYEQTDLRQSFGYSPSLAAHPAAHQSNSPRIEITCSDLHHHRDHVHTTPLDIKCPMLTVPRYDMPYRESQCLSPASSTSSTSWHSDGYSPCISPCGGGSLVGVTEADLCPRLQAIQASGSPNTSPRTSITEETFLDRRSSSPRPGSRSASPQGKRTYDQYQTQRSQSPRFGPDEPLEFCGHLANLEDSLSNLSSNLTKPIPTKIVRPNLDYTIYTDNQAGLFSAMPEVKKEFTMQTCYFMPAGWSSQTLAGVCSVPVAALPALDWPLPSSSDQYELRIEVQPRPHHRAHYETEGSRGAVKASSGGHPVVQLQGYTGTEPLALQIFIGTSDDRNLRQHAFYQVHRITGKTVTTSSQERILNGTKVLEVPLEPKENMRAVLDCAGILKLRNADIELKKGETDVGRKNTRVRLVFRVHVPQPGGQWLSLQVASQTIECSQRSAHEQPTVERQDVDHCLVLGGQQMVLRGQNFTPESRVIFFEKTHVDLQIWETEAKVYRDKSTANLLFLEIPPYRDLNIYHPVKVNFHVLNGKKKHSQPQHFTYTPLSVPQIKAEPVEENQYTQLGCTARPIMRVSPPPQHLTDGCIMPSRPLCQRSHPGMYPTGTQYHLQQPPIHYQLNHALPGGHASSTGHTSWMATTHTATSQSPFGSSTYQHTIAGDAIQAAASLFPTVDISELCSAVSHQKAYGSRASPTTGRSPPVHSYQTYLPIQHQRTSSPVRVTIKQENLDQAYLDDVNAVIRKDLVPKNDADAHC, encoded by the exons ATGAGTAATATATATGACAACATTGATGGACAAGAGGAGCTGGATTTTTCATTACTTTTTCCATACAACCAACCCGGCAATGACTTACCTCCAGATGACCCAG CGGAGGAATATGGTGTTTCCTCGAACCAGGATATCAATCGGACGTCCCCCTGTTTTAATCAAGACCTATACGGCGAAGAGTCCCTCACCGAATTCTCTCACCATCTTGCCTCTGATGACCTTCTTACCTACGAGCAGACTGATCTCAGACAATCATTTGGGTACTCCCCATCGCTTGCTGCCCATCCTGCTGCTCACCAAAGCAACAGCCCAAGAATTGAGATCACTTGTTCTGATCTGCACCATCATCGTGACCATGTCCACACCACCCCTCTGGACATAAAATGCCCCATGTTGACCGTGCCCAGGTACGATATGCCCTACAGAGAGAGCCAATGCCTGAGTCCAGCTAGTAGTACCTCCTCCACTAGTTGGCACTCAGATGGATATTCCCCTTGCATCTCTCCTTGCGGTGGTGGAAGTTTGGTTGGAGTAACAGAAGCGGACCTTTGCCCGAGGCTCCAGGCCATCCAAGCATCTGGTTCCCCTAACACGTCCCCTCGCACCAGCATTACCGAAGAGACCTTCTTGGACCGGCGATCTTCTTCACCACGTCCAGGTTCCAGGTCGGCTTCTCCACAGGGCAAACGCACCTACGATCAGTACCAGACCCAAAGATCTCAAAGTCCACGTTTTGGGCCAGATGAGCCTCTGGAGTTTTGTGGGCATCTGGCAAACTTGGAAGATTCTTTGAGCAACCTCAGTAGCAACCTGACAAAACCGATTCCCACCAAGATTGTCCGACCCAATCTAGATTATACGATCTACACGGATAACCAAGCAGGTCTGTTCTCAGCCATGCCGGAAGTGAAGAAAGAATTCACAATGCAAACTTGCTATTTCATGCCAGCCGGCTGGTCCAGTCAGACACTCGCAGGGGTTTGTAG TGTACCTGTAGCTGCCCTGCCTGCGCTGGACTGGCCTCTTCCCAGCAGTTCTGATCAGTACGAGCTCAGAATTGAGGTTCAGCCCAGGCCACACCACCGAGCCCATTATGAGACAGAGGGCAGTCGAGGGGCCGTCAAAGCATCTTCTGGAGGCCACCCGGTCGTTCAG TTACAAGGTTACACTGGGACAGAGCCGCTAGCTCTGCAGATCTTCATCGGTACGTCTGATGACAGGAACCTCAGACAGCACGCGTTCTACCAAGTCCACCGCATCACTGGCAAGACAGTCACCACAAGCAGTCAAGAACGAATACTGAACGGAACCAAAGTTTTAGAGGTGCCCCTGGAACCCAAGGAGAACATGCGAGCAGT ACTTGACTGTGCTGGTATCCTAAAGCTGAGGAATGCTGACATCGAATTGAAGAAAGGAGAGACAGACGTTGGACGGAAAAACACTCGAGTCAGACTGGTCTTCCGCGTCCATGTGCCTCAACCTGGCGGCCAGTGGCTCTCTCTTCAAGTGGCCTCGCAGACTATTGAGTGCT CTCAGAGGTCGGCCCACGAGCAGCCCACCGTAGAACGTCAGGACGTGGACCACTGCTTGGTTCTGGGTGGACAACAGATGGTCCTTAGGGGCCAGAACTTCACTCCTGAGTCCAGGGTTATCTTCTTTGAGAAGACACATG tTGACTTACAAATCTGGGAGACTGAAGCAAAAGTTTACAGAGACAAAAGCACGGCT AACTTGCTGTTTTTGGAGATTCCTCCATATCGGGACCTCAACATCTATCATCCGGTCAAAGTCAACTTTCACGTGCTGAATGGCAAGAAGAAACACAGCCAGCCTCAACACTTCACCTACACACCTCTCTCAG TGCCACAGATTAAGGCAGAGCCTGTCGAAGAAAATCAGTATACACAGTTAGGGTGTACTGCACGCCCCATCATGAGGGTGTCTCCACCACCTCAGCATCTTACGGATGGATGCATCATGCCAAGCAGACCCCTGTGCCAGCGATCTCACCCTGGCATGTACCCTACTGGCACACAGTACCACCTTCAACAACCACCAATCCACTACCAGCTCAATCATGCATTGCCAGGAGGCCACGCAAGCTCTACAG GTCATACGTCATGGATGGCGACAACACATACTGCAACGTCGCAGTCTCCGTTTGGATCCAGCACTTACCAGCACACCATCGCTGGTGACGCAATCCAAGCAGCTGCTTCGTTGTTTCCAACTGTTGATATTTCAGAGCTGTGCTCTGCTGTGAGCCATCAGAAGGCGTACGGCTCAAGGGCTTCCCCAACCACAGGGAGGTCTCCACCAGTCCACAGCTATCAGACATACCTGCCCATACAGCATCAGAGAACCAGCAGTCCTGTGAGAGTCACCATCAAACAGGAGAACCTGGATCAGGCATATCTTGATGATG TGAATGCCGTTATAAGGAAGGACCTTGTTCCTAAAAATGACGCTGATGcccactgctga